Part of the Kamptonema formosum PCC 6407 genome, ATCTCGTCGAACATATCGATCGCGTTCGCCAAAATATTCATAAATACCTGGTTAAGCTGACCAGGGAAGCATTCTATTGGCGGTAATTCGCCATAGTCTTGAATCGTGGCGATCGCTGGACGTTGGTCATTAGCTTTGAGGCGATACTTGAGAATCAGCAAGGTGCTATCAATCCCTTCATGAAGATTAGCACTAACTTTGCGATCGGTATCGGCGCGGGAGAAAATGCGGAGACTGGTACTGATGCCTTTGATGCGATCGGTTGCACCTTTCATCGAGTTGAGTAACTTGGGTAAGTCATCACTGAGGAATTCTAGCTCAATGTCTTCAGCATTTTCTTCGATAAGTGCGACTGGGTGGGGATAATGTTGTTGACAGAAATGTTGAATCTTGATACAAAACTTTACATATCTAGATAGAGTAAGACTAACCAGGTAAAAAATTCAACAAAACATGAACTCCTCAAACCAATGAACAAAACTAATTTTCTGACACATACAAGCTTGAAGATAGCGAATTTTATCTAATAGTTTATTGCCCATTGTGGGGGATAGATATCAGTTGTAAAAAGCGTCACGCCTAATGCATAAAAATCTGCCCGGTAATCAATGCCTCGATTCATCCGCCCAGTTTGTTCCGGTGCGAGATAGGCGAGTGTACCTTCTAACCCATTGGGATTCTTAATTTCTTGGGTTTCTTTTGGTAATAAGGAGGAAATGCTAAAGTCAATAAGTTTAATTTGTTTCGATTTAGGATGAATCAGAATATTTGCAGGTTTGATGTCTTTGTGAATGACACGATGGTGGTGCAGATCGTGGAGGATATTAGTAATTTGTAGGGCGATCTCTAATACCTCTATTACTAAAAGTGCCTGATTATGAGCATAGTCTCGCAGTGACACTCCGCCAAAATCTTCCATTACCAGTGCATAGCTGTTACCATAAACTTCCAAGCTATTTAGTAATAAGTAGAAGGAAGAATGAAAAATACTTGTATATAAGTGCCAAAATTTAACCTTGAAAAGAATCACGCTCCTTCAGGACTTACGCACCAAACCAAAGAAACCGGGTTTTTGACGAAAATACTTCGCCCTTATCCACAGATTCTCTCAAAAACCCGGTTTCTGGAGCCATGAGCGTAAGTTCTAAGCAAGTTACAATTGAACTATAATTCAAAATTACTGCTTATAGGCTTGAGTTGACTCAACTATTTGAGGGGAGCCGTTAAGTTCAGAAATAAGTGTAGTGTTGATAGGTGATGTTGCAAGAAAGGGATGTTTAATACCTCCCTAAATACTGCCGGAGCGAGTACGATATAAAGGCAATAATTTAGGGTAAATATGTTAAAAATAGTTAGTAATTTTGCTGGAATAGAGAATATTTTTAATGCCAATTATCTAAATTATTGATACAAGCTGCATTGTTGAATTAACTTTAGAAGATCGACCTTCTACCTCTTGCCTCATATCAGTGACAAGTTTTGGGGGCTGATGATTTTGCCAGAATAAAAAAGTCCTGCTCCTCATAGGAGGGGCAGGGGGAGAGGAGAGATCAAAGTTGGTCTTCAGGCAAAATGGGGATGTTCCCCTGCTACCTGCACCATATCATCTACAACTCTCACAGTAAAAGTAGGAATTTTCACCGTTTCATCATCTAAACACTGCCCCGTCAGCAAGCTGAAGTTTTGCTTATAAATCGGTGAAGCCACCTTGAGGATACCATTGCGATCGCCCACAATTCCCCGCGACAAAACAAACGCCTTACTAAAGGGATCGTAATTAGCGATCGCATAAACATCAGCCCCATTGCCCACTCGAAAAACTGCCACCTGTTCGCCTTCTACCAAGGCACAAACTCCCGTATTAGGTGCGATCGCAGCCAGAGGACAGACATCTACCCATGTTGTAACATTATCGCGGACTGGCACTGCTTGAACCATTTTCTTTTCCTAATTATTGAGCGTGTAAACATTGAGTGTTTTGTAGGGGCAATCCCCCTGTGGTTGCCCCCAGATGTAGCTTGCAGAAGTCCTGTAACAGTTAACAGTTAACAGTTAACAGTTAACAGTTAACAATAAACATTTATTCCGCAATCGCAACCAGAGCTTTTTCAGAGTCGTAAGCAGGGCGTAATTGTCCCCGTTCCTCAACCCGGACAATACTCGGATCTGGCAGATCGGAATTTACAAAATGCTGGAATCGCTGCACCTTATTCGGATCTTCAATCGTCGTCTTCCATTCACATTGATAAGTGCTAACTAAGTGCGCCATCTGCGCTTCCAACTCAGCGCAAATACCAAGAGAATCCTCAATAATTACTTGCTGTAAATATTCTATTCCCCCTTCCAACTTATTGAACCAAGTTGCCGTCCGTTCCAGGCGATCCGCCGTGCGAATATAGAAAATCAAGAACCGATCCAGATATTTAATCAGCGTTTCCTTGTCAATATCTGCTGCTAACAAAACCGCGTGTTGCGGCCTCATTCCACCGTTACCGCAGACATACAAATTCCAGCCCTTTTCAGTCGCAATTATCCCAAAATCCTTACTTTGAGCTTCCGCACATTCGCGAGTACAACCAGAGACAGCAGACTTAAGTTTATGAGGCGATCGCAAACCCCGATAGCGCAATTCTACCTCAATCGCCAAACTCGTAGAATCCTGCACCCCAAAGCGACACCAAGTGCTACCCACGCAAGATTTTACAGTCCGAAGTGCCTTTCCGTAAGCGTGTCCAGACTCAAATCCTGCATCTATCAACCTCCGCCAAATATGCGGCAACTGATCCACACGAGCACCAAACAAATCTATCCGCTGTCCGCCAGTAATCTTAGTGTAAAGCCCAAATTCTTTGGCAACTTCCCCTAAAACAATGAGCTGATCTGGCATAATTTCTCCCCCCGGAACTCGCGGTACTACTGAATAAGTACCGTCCCGTTGAATATTTGCCAAATAGTAATCATTGGTATCTTGCAAACTAACGTGAGACAGAGCTAAAATATGCTCGTTCCAAGTAGAAGCCAGCATCGAACTCACAGCAGGCTTGCAAATTTCGCAACCCATTCCCTTACCATGTTTAGCAATCAAATCCTCAAAAGTTTTGATTTCTTGAGTCCTGACTAAATGATAGAGTTCTTGCCGAGAATAAGCGAAATGTTCGCAGAGGTGATTCTTCACCACTAGCCCCGCTTTCTTCATTTCTAGCTTAAGAATATCCGTCACCAACGGCACACAACCGCCGCAACCAGTACCAGCCTTAGTACATTTTTTAACGCTCGGAACGTCAGTTAAATTACCCTCGCGAATCGCTGTACAAATCTGACCTTTACTAACATTATTGCAAGAGCAAATTTGGGCAGAATCAGGTAAACTATCTACACCCATTCCCACAGCGGCAGGTTTACCTTCTCGCGGAGGCATTAACAAATCCTCTGGGTGCGGAGGTAAAGTAATTTGATTCTGTACAAATTGCAGTAGAGTTCCGTAAGCCGAAGCATCTCCGATCAGAATTCCACCCAAAAGCAGACTACCATCCTGATTTAAGACCAGCTTTTTATAGACTCCTTGAATGTTATCAATTACAGCAATTTCTCTAGCACCATCAGACTTAGCAAAAGCATCTCCAAAACTAGCAACATCCACTCCCAAAAGCTTGAGTTTTGTGGACATATCAGCACCAGTAAAAGTGCTGACTGCCTTTTTACTCAAAATATCAGCCGCCACACCTGCCATTGTATAGCCAGGAGCAACTAAACCGTAAATTCGATTTTGATAGAGGGCACATTCTCCTATGGCATAAATGTCAGGATCGGAGGTTTGACAATAATCATTAATGATAATTCCGCCGCGTTCACCTACTTCAATCCCACAACTTCTAGCAATTTCATCGCGGGGGCGAATTCCCGCAGAAAAAAGGATTGTATCTGTTTCCAACTCCGAACCGTCAGCAAACAGCATCTTAGTAACTTTGCCATCTTCACTGACAATTTCAGTGGTAGCTTTATTAGTGTGAACTGAAACTCCTAGTTCTTCTATTTTGTTGCGGAGAATCGCACCGCCAGCATCGTCAATTTGCACGGGCATCAGTCGCGGGGCAAACTCAACTACATGAGTTTTTAAACCCATATTTTTGAGGGCATTTGCTGCTTCCAAACCCAATAAACCGCCGCCAATTACTACCCCAACTTTACAGTTTTTGGCGTAAGCAGACATTCCCTCAAGGTCTTCAATTGTCCGGTATACAAATGTACCGTTAGCATTATTTCCCTTAATTGGCGGCACAAATGGATAGGAACCAGTAGCTAAAACAATTTTGTCGTAGGGAACTTCTAAACCATTAGCTGAAGTGACCGTTTTCTGTTCCCGGTTGATAGAAATTGCTTTATCGCCGATATGAATCTGAATGCCATTCTCTTGATAAAAACCTGGTTCAACTAGAGATAAATCTCCCGCAGTTTTACCCGAAAAGAAACTGCTGAGATTGACGCGATCGTAGGCAACACGGGGTTCTTCACAGAAAGTGATTAAGTTCCAGTCTTGCGTCGCTCCTTTGCTGACCATCAGCTCTAGGAACTTATGACCAACCATGCCATTACCGATAACAACGAGGTGCTTTTTAGCTGTCATTAGAATTTTTTAATGCTTATATCTCAGTCATCACCACTAGAGATATAAGGAATCCACTGGTTATTTTGTAGCTTATGTAACCAAATACCAATGACTTATGCAGTTATCGAATGATCCCGATTGTATTTTTGCATGATCCTCGACCAAAAAATGTAAAATTGCTGAGGGTCTATGTTTAAGCTACCACCAAGATCAAGCCGTTACCAAATTATGCTCCCATTCCCGAATACTGTTTCAAACCCTGTCGCCATAACCAACGATTCCACACAAAAAACACTATACCCCAACCCAACATTACTAATAACCCATGCCCTACATCTACAGGCAATCCTATCAAAATTGAAGCGGGGAAATGGACAAGATAGGGAAACGGTGTCCACAATACCACATTTCGGAAAGATTCAGGAAATACTTCTAGGGGGGCAATAATTCCTGAAAGAAATAGATAAACTAAAAACCAAACTTGTTCTATCGCGCCTGCTCTTTCTAGCCAAAAAGCAAATAATGCAAAGGTATATTGAATCACAAAGCGCAAACAAAAGGCAAGAAATGTTACTAATAAAAATAGTAAAATCCTGCCAAAACTAGGTATCCAGAAAGACTGTGGATACAAAGAAAAAAATAATAGTATTAATCCAAATATAAACGGTAAACGTGCAAATCTTTCGGAAATATGAGCGGCAAAATGATGCCAAACTGGATCTATAGGCTGCAATAACTTCGGGGATAATTTTCCTTCTACTACTTCTTTCTCAAACTCCCAAATTACCCAAACTACATTTGTTTGTCTGACGATAAAAGCAGCTAAAAAATAACGGGCAAAGTCTACTGGTTGTAGATTAAATTGGCCGTTTTGAGCTGCCTTCACCCAGATCCCCATCAAGATAAATGGCAAAGAACCTGATAGAGTCCACAACAATAACTCAGCTCGATATTCGAGCATATAGGCGTAGTATGTTAATAGTAGTGTTTTAGCAACTTTGATGAATCGTGTCATATTGGTAATTGGTAATTGGTAATTGGTAATTGGTAATTGGTAATTGGTAATGGCTAATGGCTAATGGCTAATGGCTAATCGCTAATGGCTAATCGCTAATTACCCATCCTCCCCATCTCCCCATTTCCCCCTCTTTCCCTCTTTCCCTAGCCCCTAGCCCCTAGCCCCTAGCCCCTCTTTTCCCCTATCTTCCTTCAAGAAACTCCACCACTGCGAAAAACTCTACCAATTACCTCTTCAATTGGTGGATCTGTTACAGTTAAATCTATCACCTCTAACTCAGCTAAAATATTTGCCACAGTAGCCGTCAGCGCCTCCCGCCGTACCAGAAAACGCACTGACTGACCCTCCACAGATTCCACTTCTCCGTAAACAGAAGCCTGCTCTTTTGACAGCGGACTAGCTAACTCCACCTTCACCTCCCGATAAGGTGCAAATCTATCAAGTAATCCATCCAAACTGCCATCATAAACTAACATCCCTTCATGGATTAACAAAACCCTTTTGCATAAAGCAGTAATATCAGCCATATAGTGGCTTGTCAATAACACTGTTGCTTGGTAGCGTTGATTGTAATCCCTCAAAAATTCCCGGACACTAAACTGAGCATTT contains:
- the nirD gene encoding nitrite reductase small subunit NirD, encoding MVQAVPVRDNVTTWVDVCPLAAIAPNTGVCALVEGEQVAVFRVGNGADVYAIANYDPFSKAFVLSRGIVGDRNGILKVASPIYKQNFSLLTGQCLDDETVKIPTFTVRVVDDMVQVAGEHPHFA
- the nirB gene encoding nitrite reductase large subunit NirB; this encodes MTAKKHLVVIGNGMVGHKFLELMVSKGATQDWNLITFCEEPRVAYDRVNLSSFFSGKTAGDLSLVEPGFYQENGIQIHIGDKAISINREQKTVTSANGLEVPYDKIVLATGSYPFVPPIKGNNANGTFVYRTIEDLEGMSAYAKNCKVGVVIGGGLLGLEAANALKNMGLKTHVVEFAPRLMPVQIDDAGGAILRNKIEELGVSVHTNKATTEIVSEDGKVTKMLFADGSELETDTILFSAGIRPRDEIARSCGIEVGERGGIIINDYCQTSDPDIYAIGECALYQNRIYGLVAPGYTMAGVAADILSKKAVSTFTGADMSTKLKLLGVDVASFGDAFAKSDGAREIAVIDNIQGVYKKLVLNQDGSLLLGGILIGDASAYGTLLQFVQNQITLPPHPEDLLMPPREGKPAAVGMGVDSLPDSAQICSCNNVSKGQICTAIREGNLTDVPSVKKCTKAGTGCGGCVPLVTDILKLEMKKAGLVVKNHLCEHFAYSRQELYHLVRTQEIKTFEDLIAKHGKGMGCEICKPAVSSMLASTWNEHILALSHVSLQDTNDYYLANIQRDGTYSVVPRVPGGEIMPDQLIVLGEVAKEFGLYTKITGGQRIDLFGARVDQLPHIWRRLIDAGFESGHAYGKALRTVKSCVGSTWCRFGVQDSTSLAIEVELRYRGLRSPHKLKSAVSGCTRECAEAQSKDFGIIATEKGWNLYVCGNGGMRPQHAVLLAADIDKETLIKYLDRFLIFYIRTADRLERTATWFNKLEGGIEYLQQVIIEDSLGICAELEAQMAHLVSTYQCEWKTTIEDPNKVQRFQHFVNSDLPDPSIVRVEERGQLRPAYDSEKALVAIAE
- a CDS encoding ABC transporter permease; this translates as MTRFIKVAKTLLLTYYAYMLEYRAELLLWTLSGSLPFILMGIWVKAAQNGQFNLQPVDFARYFLAAFIVRQTNVVWVIWEFEKEVVEGKLSPKLLQPIDPVWHHFAAHISERFARLPFIFGLILLFFSLYPQSFWIPSFGRILLFLLVTFLAFCLRFVIQYTFALFAFWLERAGAIEQVWFLVYLFLSGIIAPLEVFPESFRNVVLWTPFPYLVHFPASILIGLPVDVGHGLLVMLGWGIVFFVWNRWLWRQGLKQYSGMGA